A single region of the Anabaena sphaerica FACHB-251 genome encodes:
- a CDS encoding P-loop NTPase fold protein, with the protein MILDLERFYQACNPSKPLMIENAADRLYYIDFASVRGGKIIEALLRTITKISPNTPTCQLFTGHLGCGKSTELLRLKAELEEQQFQVVYFESTRVLEMADVDVTDILLAVAGQVSESLEAMKINLKPRYFAKLFTEIVDFLQTPVELGVEAELSVGIAKITAKTKESPQLRRRLRDYLEPRTENILLSINQELLQRANSELKARGKKGLVVIVDNLDRVAFRPLASGRSLPEYLFIERGEQLRKLNCHLVYTIPLSLTFSNDSAELQHRLGGGVAPKVLPMIPVLLRTGEIYTEGIELMRQMVLARAFPDILPSHRLNLITELFDSKETLDRLCLISGGHVRDLLGLLFDCLREQDPPFDRECLELVILRQRDFRSNAIDPHEWELIFQVMQEQRVRGDIEYHTLLRSLFVFEYRDRQGAWFGVNPVLAETQKFKSWLNETQQ; encoded by the coding sequence ATGATCCTAGATTTAGAAAGATTTTATCAGGCTTGTAATCCGAGCAAACCACTAATGATTGAAAATGCTGCGGATCGCCTGTACTATATCGATTTTGCCTCGGTGCGGGGCGGTAAGATTATTGAGGCGTTGCTGCGAACTATTACCAAAATTTCACCGAATACACCGACCTGTCAATTATTTACAGGACACCTGGGTTGTGGAAAATCTACGGAGTTGTTGCGCCTCAAGGCAGAATTAGAGGAACAGCAGTTTCAGGTTGTATATTTTGAGTCTACCCGTGTCTTGGAAATGGCGGATGTGGATGTGACGGATATTCTCTTAGCTGTTGCTGGGCAAGTGAGTGAAAGTCTGGAGGCGATGAAAATCAACCTCAAACCGCGCTATTTTGCCAAGTTGTTCACTGAGATAGTGGATTTTCTGCAAACACCTGTGGAACTGGGGGTAGAGGCGGAATTATCAGTAGGTATTGCTAAAATTACGGCGAAAACTAAAGAAAGTCCTCAGTTACGACGAAGGTTAAGAGACTACCTAGAACCACGCACGGAAAATATTTTACTTTCCATTAATCAAGAACTTTTGCAACGTGCGAATAGTGAACTTAAAGCCAGGGGTAAAAAAGGATTGGTGGTGATTGTTGATAACTTGGATCGGGTAGCGTTTCGACCGCTCGCGTCTGGGCGATCGCTCCCTGAATACTTGTTTATCGAACGGGGTGAACAGTTACGTAAACTCAATTGTCATCTTGTTTATACTATTCCTTTGTCTTTAACTTTCTCCAACGATAGCGCCGAACTGCAACATCGTTTAGGTGGTGGCGTTGCACCGAAAGTATTACCAATGATACCTGTGTTACTACGCACTGGAGAAATTTATACAGAGGGAATAGAATTGATGCGACAAATGGTACTAGCTAGGGCTTTTCCTGACATTTTGCCCAGTCATCGTTTAAACTTAATTACAGAACTATTTGATAGCAAGGAAACTCTAGACCGCTTGTGTTTGATCAGTGGTGGCCATGTCCGTGACTTGTTAGGACTGTTATTTGACTGTCTGCGGGAACAAGATCCACCTTTTGATCGGGAATGTTTAGAATTAGTGATCCTACGACAACGAGATTTTCGATCTAACGCTATTGACCCCCATGAGTGGGAATTAATTTTTCAAGTTATGCAGGAACAAAGAGTCAGAGGTGACATAGAATATCATACATTATTACGTAGTTTGTTTGTGTTTGAATATCGCGATCGCCAAGGAGCTTGGTTTGGTGTCAACCCCGTGTTAGCAGAAACCCAAAAATTCAAATCATGGTTGAACGAAACACAGCAATAG
- a CDS encoding serine dehydratase, whose product MQVINQSSAQNSTQVSTDSRNSEQDQSSVYTLENLIQTLEEVANYMTGK is encoded by the coding sequence ATGCAAGTTATCAACCAAAGTTCCGCTCAGAACTCAACACAAGTTTCTACTGATAGCCGTAATTCAGAACAAGATCAATCCAGTGTTTATACTCTAGAAAATTTGATTCAAACCTTAGAAGAGGTAGCTAACTACATGACAGGCAAATAA
- a CDS encoding eIF2A-related protein, which translates to MVERNTAIDINNDNERSLRSLARAISLSQGEFSVVLVSCNYGSLRDSILEKLTKMGWEDDKLQKVVLSSNSLSLYTTIHLQQQVHQPAALMILGLESVEKLDDLLISINQIRDEFRKHHPFPMVIWVNEQALQKVVKLAPDFASWAATPIKFKMTSPALLEFLRQETDTLFAQALHNGTPQGQHKKTNYSTIEQVWVRSYELHFAIQDLENRGISLDPSLNASLQFVFGLDDYVSDRINSALNHFRQSLLFWYNEVAGEERQITGEWDKGRIIEWDNLSPSPHLPISPSPHLLKQGVLLLYIGLCYCRLTEHNQTESYQYGQAAKNYFQQCLHTFNLAGRTDLVAEFVGQLAEVLQSLSAWSELQIVAEKALELHQNYGSQIQLACDYGLLAQVAVQQSRWMQASILAHIALLKLGEAQKQSDPHKCLFPLLLAQIYYLTLAKAQQRLGQEKVASEYLEKAKTELLVSLENSEHQYDAHRYIRLLKNLRSLYFEADCYLEAYLIRQKRRSVEQQYGFRAFIGAGRLQPQRKVTNPAVMSASGNSSIALEIAASGREGDINNLIGRISRADYKLIVIHGPSGVGKSSTVTAGLIPALQNRAIGDQIAIPVVLQIYTDWVRELGKSLTAAMFQSQAADIAPEIIPDLVSPTTIEGIWQQLRENANNHLITVLIFDQFEEFFFGHTDREQKQAFDSFISECLNISFVKVILTLREDYLHRLLDFKYLSSLEAINHNILDKNIRYQLNNFSPEYAKAIIHKLTERSQLHLEPALIDALVQDLSAELGEVRPIELQVVGAQLQDERITSLSQYQPYRPNKLIERYIKELIKDCGPDNERAALIVLYLLTDESNQRPFKTQAELAAELTELEANNQLELILKVLVSSGLVVLFPDVPERYQLIHDYLVDLIRYLQQQESSLQVQLNYLRYKVENSQQEIERLKSEVRQKKQHATLVDTQHEQGVDLLTELRKLRKREELSQLEIEYLRGELKEKELTAQLAESQEKQRLSEARLNRTLKIALAASVVAIMGLTISVITSINSEIKTLSASSQTLFASQKGIDALKDSLKAGKKLKQTIWVSSQTREQVLTSLYQAVYGVKERNRLEGHSSGVNSVTFSPDNSLIASASADTTINLWHPDGTLLRSLSGHEDVVNSVSFSADSQIIISGSQDKTVKLWNSKGNLLNTLIDHTSVVNSAVFSPNGEIIASASTDKTVKLWSREGKLLKTLQGHDSAVLSLAWSTDGEILASGSADNTVKLWSRDGKLLKTLLGCEDAVKNVAWSTDGKIIAAASLDKNIKLWSREGKLLRTLSGHTSGVTSVSFSLDGQTIASASTDETVKLWSGDGVLLGTLRGHNNWVNSVNFSPDGRTLVSAGRDKTVKIWRWDDVLLRNPKASYDWVTSISFSPDGSMIAGASRDKTVKLWSKDGKLLNTFTGHQGQVWGVAWSPDGKTIASASKDTTVKLWSREGELLKTLPGHKDTVLDVAWSTDGKTIASASKDSTVKLWSREGKLLKTLPGHGNAVNWVSFSPDGKLLASASDDKLVKIWGKDGKFISDLTGHSRRVNGVAWSPDGQIIASVSIDSTVKLWNRNGSLRKTLSGDGDSLISVSFSADARTLAVNSDDKIRLFSQEGTLLMVLKGDKDELTSVSFSPDGKTLAAGSGNGTVILRNLSDIKLDMLLKQGCGLLQDYLHNNPKVIESDRSLCIHK; encoded by the coding sequence ATGGTTGAACGAAACACAGCAATAGATATTAATAATGATAATGAACGTTCCTTACGCAGTTTAGCCAGGGCAATTTCTCTTTCTCAGGGCGAATTTTCCGTTGTTTTGGTGAGTTGTAACTATGGAAGTTTACGGGATTCAATCCTAGAAAAACTCACGAAAATGGGTTGGGAAGATGACAAACTTCAAAAAGTAGTATTATCTTCAAATTCCCTGAGCCTATATACTACCATTCATTTACAGCAACAAGTTCATCAACCCGCAGCATTAATGATTTTGGGTTTAGAGTCGGTAGAAAAACTCGATGATCTGCTCATTTCTATTAATCAAATTCGTGATGAATTTCGCAAACATCATCCATTTCCCATGGTAATCTGGGTAAATGAGCAAGCGTTGCAAAAAGTAGTAAAATTAGCCCCAGATTTTGCTAGTTGGGCAGCAACACCAATTAAATTTAAAATGACTTCTCCTGCGTTGTTAGAATTTTTACGACAGGAAACTGACACTTTATTTGCACAAGCTTTACACAACGGAACACCTCAAGGTCAGCACAAAAAAACTAATTATTCCACCATTGAACAAGTATGGGTCCGTAGCTATGAACTCCATTTTGCGATTCAGGATTTAGAAAATCGGGGCATTAGTTTAGATCCATCATTAAATGCTAGTTTACAATTTGTCTTTGGTCTAGATGATTATGTAAGTGACAGGATAAATTCAGCTTTAAATCATTTTCGCCAGAGTTTATTATTTTGGTATAACGAAGTAGCAGGAGAAGAAAGGCAAATTACTGGAGAATGGGACAAAGGCAGAATTATCGAATGGGATAATCTTTCTCCCTCACCTCATCTTCCCATTTCCCCGTCTCCCCATCTTCTCAAACAGGGAGTTTTGTTACTTTATATCGGGTTATGTTATTGTCGTCTCACCGAACACAATCAAACAGAAAGTTACCAATATGGGCAAGCAGCAAAAAATTATTTTCAACAATGTTTACACACTTTTAATTTAGCTGGACGTACAGATTTAGTTGCTGAATTTGTTGGTCAATTAGCTGAGGTCTTGCAAAGTTTATCAGCATGGTCAGAATTACAAATTGTCGCCGAAAAGGCTTTAGAACTACACCAAAATTATGGTAGTCAAATTCAACTAGCTTGTGACTATGGTTTGTTGGCACAGGTAGCTGTACAACAGTCGCGCTGGATGCAAGCAAGTATTTTGGCGCATATCGCCTTACTAAAATTAGGAGAAGCTCAAAAACAAAGTGATCCTCATAAATGTTTATTTCCTTTACTGTTAGCGCAAATTTATTATTTAACTTTAGCAAAAGCACAACAACGACTAGGGCAAGAAAAAGTAGCATCTGAATATTTAGAAAAGGCGAAAACAGAACTATTGGTTTCTTTAGAAAACAGTGAACATCAATATGATGCCCATCGTTATATTCGCTTGTTAAAAAATTTGCGATCGCTCTATTTTGAAGCTGATTGCTATCTGGAAGCTTATTTAATTAGACAAAAACGCCGTTCCGTTGAACAGCAATATGGTTTCCGTGCCTTTATCGGTGCTGGACGTTTGCAACCTCAACGTAAAGTTACCAACCCCGCTGTTATGTCTGCATCGGGAAATAGCAGCATTGCTTTAGAAATTGCTGCTTCCGGTCGGGAAGGTGATATAAATAATTTAATTGGCAGAATTAGCCGCGCTGACTACAAGCTGATCGTCATTCATGGTCCATCTGGTGTGGGTAAAAGTTCTACCGTTACTGCTGGTTTAATACCTGCATTACAAAACCGTGCCATAGGTGATCAAATTGCCATTCCTGTTGTCCTGCAAATTTATACCGATTGGGTGCGAGAATTAGGTAAATCTCTAACAGCAGCAATGTTTCAATCTCAAGCAGCAGACATTGCACCAGAAATTATACCTGATCTAGTTTCACCTACCACCATTGAGGGTATTTGGCAACAATTACGAGAAAATGCCAATAATCATCTGATTACAGTTTTAATATTTGACCAATTTGAAGAATTCTTTTTTGGTCATACTGACCGTGAACAAAAACAAGCTTTTGATAGTTTTATTAGTGAATGTTTAAATATATCTTTTGTCAAAGTTATTTTAACTTTACGAGAAGATTATTTACATCGCTTGCTTGACTTTAAATATCTATCTTCACTAGAAGCAATTAATCATAATATTCTCGACAAAAATATTCGTTATCAATTAAATAATTTTTCTCCTGAATATGCAAAAGCCATTATTCACAAATTAACCGAACGTTCCCAACTGCATTTAGAACCTGCTTTAATTGATGCCTTAGTCCAAGATTTATCCGCAGAACTGGGAGAAGTTCGTCCCATTGAATTGCAAGTAGTCGGCGCACAACTGCAAGATGAACGCATTACCAGTTTATCCCAGTATCAGCCTTACAGACCCAATAAACTAATTGAACGATATATTAAAGAATTAATTAAAGACTGTGGTCCAGACAATGAACGGGCTGCTTTAATTGTTTTGTATTTATTAACCGATGAAAGTAACCAACGCCCATTTAAAACCCAGGCAGAATTAGCAGCCGAATTGACAGAATTAGAAGCTAATAACCAATTAGAACTAATTTTAAAAGTTTTAGTAAGTTCAGGTTTAGTTGTACTATTTCCCGACGTTCCTGAACGCTATCAACTTATTCATGATTATTTGGTAGACCTAATTCGTTATCTACAACAACAAGAATCAAGTTTACAAGTACAACTCAATTATTTACGTTATAAAGTTGAAAATAGTCAACAAGAAATTGAACGTCTTAAAAGTGAAGTAAGGCAAAAAAAACAGCACGCGACACTTGTAGATACACAGCATGAACAAGGAGTAGACTTACTCACAGAATTACGAAAATTACGCAAACGAGAAGAACTAAGTCAGTTAGAAATTGAATATCTGCGCGGAGAACTCAAAGAAAAAGAATTAACCGCCCAACTCGCAGAAAGTCAAGAAAAACAAAGGTTAAGTGAAGCGCGGTTAAACCGCACGTTAAAAATTGCCCTTGCTGCTTCTGTTGTGGCTATCATGGGTTTAACTATTTCTGTGATTACTTCTATAAATAGCGAAATTAAAACTCTCAGTGCATCTAGTCAAACTCTGTTTGCTTCCCAAAAAGGTATTGACGCACTCAAAGATAGTTTAAAAGCCGGGAAAAAATTAAAACAGACTATTTGGGTAAGTTCTCAAACCAGAGAACAGGTGTTAACGTCCCTCTATCAAGCAGTTTATGGAGTCAAAGAACGTAACCGCTTAGAAGGTCATTCGTCTGGAGTTAATAGCGTTACTTTTAGTCCGGATAACTCTTTAATTGCTTCAGCTAGTGCCGATACAACAATTAACCTGTGGCATCCTGATGGTACTTTGCTCAGAAGTTTATCAGGACATGAAGACGTAGTAAATAGTGTTAGTTTTAGTGCTGATAGTCAAATTATTATTTCTGGTAGTCAAGACAAGACAGTAAAGCTGTGGAACAGCAAAGGTAATTTATTAAATACTTTAATCGATCATACCTCAGTTGTGAATAGTGCGGTTTTCAGCCCTAATGGTGAAATTATTGCTTCAGCTAGTACCGACAAGACAGTAAAATTATGGAGTCGGGAAGGGAAATTACTTAAAACTTTGCAGGGTCATGATAGTGCAGTTTTAAGTTTAGCTTGGTCAACCGATGGTGAAATACTTGCTTCGGGTAGTGCAGATAATACTGTTAAATTGTGGAGTCGGGACGGTAAACTACTCAAGACCTTACTCGGATGTGAAGATGCGGTTAAAAATGTCGCTTGGTCAACCGATGGTAAAATTATTGCTGCGGCTAGTTTAGACAAAAATATTAAGTTGTGGAGTCGAGAAGGTAAGTTACTGAGAACTTTGTCAGGTCATACTTCTGGTGTCACCAGTGTGAGTTTTAGCCTCGATGGTCAAACTATCGCTTCCGCGAGTACCGACGAAACCGTGAAACTCTGGAGTGGGGACGGTGTGTTATTAGGAACTCTCAGAGGACATAATAATTGGGTGAATAGTGTTAATTTTAGCCCTGATGGTCGGACTTTAGTTTCTGCGGGTAGGGATAAAACTGTGAAAATTTGGCGCTGGGATGATGTACTGTTGCGAAATCCTAAAGCTAGTTATGATTGGGTAACGAGTATCAGTTTTAGTCCTGATGGTAGTATGATCGCGGGTGCGAGTCGAGATAAAACCGTAAAACTCTGGAGTAAAGACGGTAAATTACTGAACACATTTACAGGCCATCAAGGTCAAGTTTGGGGGGTAGCTTGGTCGCCTGATGGTAAAACGATTGCCTCTGCAAGTAAGGATACCACAGTTAAACTTTGGAGTCGAGAAGGTGAGCTACTCAAAACTTTGCCCGGTCATAAAGATACTGTTTTAGATGTCGCTTGGTCAACCGATGGTAAAACTATTGCTTCTGCAAGTAAAGATAGTACGGTGAAACTTTGGAGTCGTGAAGGTAAGCTGCTGAAAACATTACCCGGTCATGGTAATGCCGTCAATTGGGTTAGTTTCAGCCCTGATGGTAAGCTGTTAGCATCAGCCAGTGATGATAAATTAGTGAAGATATGGGGAAAAGATGGTAAATTTATATCCGATTTAACTGGTCATTCTCGACGAGTAAATGGTGTAGCTTGGTCTCCTGATGGTCAAATTATCGCCAGTGTCAGTATTGATAGTACGGTAAAACTCTGGAATCGGAACGGTAGTTTACGGAAAACACTGTCAGGTGATGGTGATAGTTTGATCAGTGTTAGTTTTAGTGCGGATGCTAGAACCCTGGCGGTTAACAGTGATGATAAAATTAGACTTTTCAGTCAGGAAGGAACTTTATTGATGGTTTTAAAGGGTGATAAGGATGAGTTGACCAGTGTCAGTTTTAGTCCTGATGGGAAAACTCTGGCTGCGGGTAGTGGTAATGGAACAGTGATTTTACGCAACCTGTCAGATATTAAGTTAGATATGTTATTAAAACAAGGTTGTGGATTATTGCAGGATTATTTGCATAATAACCCGAAAGTGATAGAGAGCGATCGCTCTTTGTGCATACACAAATAA
- a CDS encoding macro domain-containing protein: MSKNSVIKLILSAPEITLYKAFQKYFQNLPDVEIFNGYFQDLSEFDCMVSAANSFGLMDGGVDLAIINCFGKELMYRVQQRILSEYLGEQPVGTSMIVETNHPQHPFIAHTPTMRIPMRIASTDHVYLAMWAMLLAVRKHNQTGEKTIEIVVCPGLGTGTGKVPHLEAARQMALAYKNFLNPPEKITWDLAGERQGEIIYGGDMGFKLNHDIENNGNLE, encoded by the coding sequence ATGAGCAAAAATTCTGTCATTAAATTAATATTATCAGCCCCGGAAATTACTTTATATAAAGCCTTTCAAAAATATTTTCAAAATTTGCCTGATGTAGAAATATTTAATGGCTATTTTCAAGATTTGTCAGAATTTGATTGTATGGTTAGTGCTGCTAACTCTTTTGGGTTGATGGATGGTGGAGTTGATCTGGCAATTATCAACTGTTTTGGAAAAGAGTTGATGTATAGAGTTCAACAACGTATTCTGAGCGAATATCTAGGAGAACAACCAGTTGGCACATCAATGATTGTAGAAACTAATCATCCTCAACATCCCTTTATTGCCCATACACCAACCATGCGGATACCCATGAGGATAGCATCTACAGATCACGTTTATTTAGCTATGTGGGCAATGCTTTTGGCTGTGCGAAAGCATAACCAAACAGGTGAAAAAACCATCGAAATTGTGGTGTGTCCTGGCTTGGGAACAGGAACAGGTAAAGTTCCCCATCTGGAAGCAGCACGACAAATGGCTTTAGCGTATAAAAATTTTCTCAATCCTCCTGAAAAAATTACCTGGGATTTGGCAGGAGAAAGACAAGGCGAGATAATCTATGGTGGAGATATGGGATTTAAATTAAACCATGACATTGAAAATAACGGCAATCTTGAATAA
- the tatC gene encoding twin-arginine translocase subunit TatC yields the protein MTPSPDVDTINSPDVDSERNSNSAADSLDELPDEVEMSLSDHLEELRRRIFYSLIAVAVGVIGCFMVVKPLVQLLEIPAHGIKFLQLAPGEYFFVSIKVAGYSGLVLSSPFILYQIVQFVLPGLTRRERRLLGPVVLGSSVLFVGGLVFAYFLLIPAALQFFISYGADVVEQLWSIEKYFEFVLLLLFSTGLAFQIPVIQLLLGNLGIVSSAQMLAGWRFVIMFAVVLGAVLTPSTDPLTQSLLAGAVLGLYFGGIGLVKLTGN from the coding sequence ATGACACCTTCACCAGACGTAGATACTATCAATTCTCCCGATGTTGACAGTGAAAGAAACAGTAACTCAGCAGCTGATAGCCTTGATGAGTTACCAGATGAGGTAGAAATGTCCTTATCTGACCATCTGGAAGAATTGAGGCGGCGGATTTTTTATTCTCTTATTGCTGTAGCGGTCGGTGTGATCGGCTGTTTTATGGTCGTTAAACCCCTGGTGCAGTTACTGGAAATCCCCGCCCATGGGATAAAATTTCTGCAACTAGCACCGGGAGAATATTTCTTTGTCTCCATCAAAGTTGCCGGTTACAGTGGTTTGGTACTTTCTAGTCCTTTTATTCTTTACCAAATTGTTCAGTTTGTACTTCCCGGTCTGACTCGTCGTGAACGTCGTTTGTTGGGTCCTGTGGTTTTGGGGTCGAGTGTACTTTTTGTTGGGGGGTTGGTATTTGCTTATTTTCTCCTGATTCCCGCAGCTTTGCAATTCTTCATCAGCTACGGTGCAGATGTAGTAGAACAACTGTGGTCAATTGAAAAATATTTTGAATTTGTGTTGTTGTTGTTATTTAGTACTGGATTAGCATTTCAGATTCCTGTTATTCAATTATTGCTAGGTAATTTAGGTATTGTTTCTTCAGCACAAATGCTGGCTGGTTGGCGTTTTGTAATTATGTTTGCAGTGGTTTTGGGAGCAGTTCTCACACCTTCTACTGACCCTTTAACTCAAAGTCTTTTAGCGGGAGCAGTTTTAGGGCTTTATTTTGGTGGTATTGGTTTGGTTAAACTCACAGGTAATTAA
- a CDS encoding phosphoribulokinase, with product MSRPIILGIVGDSAAGKTTLTRGIAQVLGPENVTLICTDDYHRYDRTQRAEIGITALHPDCNHLDIMQQHLSLLRTGQPILKPVYSHKTGTFEAPTYIKPNKFVIIEGLLGYSTRAARDAYDVKVYLAPPEPLRATWKVKRDTQKRGYSEEQVLAELEKREPDSENFIRPQRQWSDIVVSFYPPNENEDETNGHLNVRLVLRPTIPHPDFTEIIQAGNDDYTSAVRLGLDRDMGKPVDVLEVDGHATLEQVNKIEHIMCNDMPYLKNICDREINPELGKIAGTTGETLQSYPLALTQLIITYHMLKATQIYQ from the coding sequence ATGAGTCGTCCAATCATTCTTGGTATTGTTGGTGATAGCGCAGCCGGAAAAACCACCCTAACTAGGGGTATTGCTCAGGTACTTGGACCAGAGAATGTTACACTCATCTGTACCGATGATTACCACCGTTATGATCGCACACAGCGGGCGGAAATTGGAATTACTGCTCTCCACCCTGACTGCAACCATCTCGATATTATGCAGCAGCATTTATCGCTGCTACGGACAGGACAACCAATTCTTAAACCAGTTTACAGCCACAAAACTGGGACATTTGAAGCTCCAACCTACATTAAACCCAATAAATTTGTAATTATTGAAGGTTTACTTGGTTATTCTACCCGTGCAGCCCGTGATGCTTATGATGTTAAAGTTTATCTTGCCCCTCCTGAACCACTACGGGCTACCTGGAAAGTGAAGCGAGATACCCAAAAACGCGGTTATAGTGAAGAACAGGTATTAGCAGAATTAGAAAAACGCGAACCAGACTCAGAAAACTTTATCCGACCCCAGCGTCAATGGTCTGATATCGTTGTCAGTTTCTATCCTCCCAATGAAAATGAGGATGAAACCAATGGACATTTAAATGTGCGTTTGGTGCTACGGCCAACAATTCCCCACCCGGATTTTACTGAGATTATCCAAGCAGGTAATGATGATTATACATCAGCGGTGCGTCTGGGACTAGACCGAGATATGGGTAAACCGGTGGATGTGTTGGAAGTTGATGGACACGCTACCTTGGAACAGGTGAATAAGATAGAGCATATTATGTGCAATGATATGCCTTACTTAAAAAATATCTGCGATCGCGAAATTAATCCCGAACTAGGCAAAATCGCCGGGACAACCGGAGAAACACTGCAAAGTTATCCCCTTGCACTCACACAGTTAATCATTACCTATCATATGCTCAAAGCTACGCAAATTTATCAGTAA
- a CDS encoding transposase: MKRTRSFLAGSKGDNSSPLPPALAAHRGRGSWKPHWHKLFQSLKDAIPPDWQVIVLADRGLYADWLFFDICALNWHPFLRINHQGTFQIRGEKEWRFLDTVVPQTGMSCSGVVTCFKTHPLNCTLLARWDEGYQDPWLIVTDLAPELGDVLWYSLRIGIECGYRDVKSDGWQWHKTRLTESS; this comes from the coding sequence GTGAAGAGGACAAGGAGCTTTCTAGCAGGGAGCAAGGGGGATAACTCTTCTCCTCTGCCCCCTGCCCTTGCCGCTCACAGGGGTAGAGGCTCTTGGAAACCTCATTGGCACAAGCTCTTTCAATCCTTAAAAGATGCCATTCCTCCTGACTGGCAAGTAATCGTCTTAGCAGATAGAGGTCTTTATGCCGATTGGTTGTTTTTCGATATTTGTGCTTTGAATTGGCATCCTTTTTTAAGAATTAATCATCAAGGAACATTTCAAATTAGAGGTGAGAAGGAATGGCGGTTTCTTGACACAGTAGTACCTCAAACTGGAATGAGTTGCTCAGGAGTTGTTACTTGTTTTAAAACACATCCTTTGAATTGTACTTTATTAGCACGTTGGGATGAAGGTTATCAAGATCCTTGGTTGATTGTTACTGATTTAGCACCAGAACTTGGGGATGTTCTCTGGTACAGTTTACGTATCGGAATTGAATGTGGTTATAGAGATGTCAAGAGTGATGGATGGCAGTGGCATAAAACTCGTTTGACAGAGTCTTCCTAG
- a CDS encoding class I SAM-dependent methyltransferase yields MSKKTIGLEQNLYEYILSVSLREPEILTQLRQETAQLPMAIMQISPEQGQLMALLVKLLGAKKTLEVGVFTGYSSLVTALALPADGKIVACDVSEEFTSIARRYWEKAGVANKIDLRIAPALETLDNLLAAGEGSSFDFAFIDADKGNYENYYERSLQLIRPGGLITVDNVLWSGKVADPEIQDNQTKKIRAFNQKLHQDSRITLSLVPIADGLTLARKN; encoded by the coding sequence ATGAGCAAAAAAACAATAGGCTTAGAACAAAACTTATATGAATATATACTGTCAGTTTCCCTGCGCGAACCGGAAATTTTAACCCAACTACGTCAAGAAACCGCCCAGCTACCAATGGCTATAATGCAAATTTCCCCAGAACAGGGACAGTTGATGGCGTTGCTGGTTAAATTGCTGGGAGCAAAGAAAACTTTAGAAGTAGGTGTTTTTACAGGTTATAGTTCCTTGGTGACAGCGTTGGCCTTACCAGCAGATGGTAAGATTGTCGCCTGTGATGTGAGTGAAGAGTTTACCAGCATTGCTCGCCGTTATTGGGAAAAAGCAGGGGTAGCTAATAAAATTGATTTGCGTATTGCTCCAGCTTTGGAAACTTTAGATAATTTGCTGGCAGCTGGGGAAGGATCAAGTTTTGATTTTGCGTTTATTGATGCTGATAAAGGTAACTATGAAAATTATTATGAGCGATCGCTGCAATTAATTCGACCAGGTGGACTAATTACCGTTGATAATGTACTTTGGTCTGGCAAAGTTGCAGATCCCGAAATTCAAGATAATCAAACTAAAAAAATTCGCGCCTTTAATCAAAAGTTACATCAAGATTCACGAATTACCCTGAGTTTAGTTCCCATAGCTGATGGATTGACATTAGCTAGGAAAAATTGA